DNA from Mercenaria mercenaria strain notata unplaced genomic scaffold, MADL_Memer_1 contig_1276, whole genome shotgun sequence:
TAATTGGAAGACGATGGTCTGATTTCTGCTTCAGGaacaatatctttatttttttataagaattaaTACATTTTAGCAAATATATATTGCCACACTGCTGATGTTGCAAGAAAGTATAAAGCGATAGCGATATTGAACAAAAATTACCTGAAGGTAAGGCTATTAAAGTCAGCTGTCCTATTCAGGTTGTCAACAAAATGGATATACACACCAAATCGACAATGAACGGGTACAGACTGAAAGACTGCAATCCTCTCCGGAAAAGAAACGTGAAGAAGGTATGTTATTTAGCAAGTATATATATTTCGCGGCACGAATTTGGTCGCATTAGGAAAATATGTGTCAGGTTAACTTAATCGGTGAAGCACTCGTCCTATAGGCGAGAGGTCCTGTTTTCGAACTCAGGACGGATTGCACATTTTTTCTCACTCTGTGGCAGGTAAATGATTACATTAAAAACATAAGAAGGGGACGGTGTGGGGATTTTGGCGTTTTATGTGATTGCAATAATAGCCCCGATCccaaaatgtctgaaaaataaagcaaaaaaaaaataaataaaaaatatataaataaaaagagaTAAATTTGTCATCAGTAAGCTTAGAAAActaagcaacaacaaaaaaatataaaactgcTTAAACAACTGGTcctttgtaaatatatttgtttttaatgtatGTCTTTGAATGAAAGAAACAATAAATCCACATAGATATATACGTCTATAGGCATGCACTTGTTACTACCCCACTGATTTTTCATGAATAGGTGAACAATTCTACAATTTGTACCAAACGGTATTAAACGATAAAGCTTAAATGTATAATATGTTTAAATGCGTTCAGAAATTTAGTTGTTAAAATATGCAAACAGTACTATGCAGGTTTCATGAtctgttttgattatttttcaaatacaggACGACTAGTTAATCAAGATGATAATCAGTTGTCGCTGACCAAATATCAAGATATAGACGTCGAGGATAATGGTGATTTTTGCTATATGTATTATGCTTAATTTACTTCATGTAGTGTTGGAGTTTGTAGTTGTACTGCTTTCTTTTCCATTGTTTCACGTACAGTCATTATATTAGAGATAATTTCTGATTTTATAATGTCGTCTCTTGAGCACTTTTTAATTTTTGAGTATATACAAGAACTGAGAACACTTTTCACAAAGCAATTTTGCAATATGTTTATTTCcaccaagttttgcatagaatgtaaatattaaactaaaaaatgataaagtgggtgagaATTAAAGTTAGATACTGATAAAAATGCaaggaaaatgtaaattttttcattattttaaaagtgTTGCAACAGATTACTGCCTCCTGCACACTTGTTCTggttatatttcaaatatgtctaaTATTCTATTATATGTCTATATTTTAAAATCTTATGCTattaagtttgtaccactagtcactttcagaatACTCACATTTTATGGGTTTTTGAAAGGAATTATTCTTCGCCTAAAATGTATGAATTTTTCTTTGCCTAAAATGTATGCGTAAGTCtctttaaaaattgatattttgaaaGGAAAATCAACTTATATGATAGACTGGTATGAGGTCATCTTAGcgttgtacaagattttaccaccGACAAAATGGGAATTCTTTGCCATTCACTTATTTCGTGAGTATCTTAGAATTAGGATATTGTTTATTAGCACCACTAATATGTTCATGAACGGACTAACACTTTTCAAGTTTTAGAgaacaattaattacaatttaacaACATACTTCCAATCAAAAAGTGTGCAAGATATTGATAATAACTAAAACAAACTTGATATGTGTTATAGTGCAAAGTTTTTGCTTCTTTATTACAGAAAAATGTCAGCGAGTAAAGACGTTTAATGTTCACAATAAGGTGACAGAAATTGAACGAGATGCTCGTAATAAACTTACCGAGGGATGGGTACAAGCGGCCTATCTTATGGTATTCAATAAATGGAAGACAATTATGGGAAATGAGGCCAATTTTGAACAGATAGAGGATGTAATCAAGGAAACAATTGATGACAAAAGCGTTATGGATACATTCTTGTCAATAAAAAGGTTTATAACAATCGTGGTTAAGGGACCGATCCTTTAAACTCCTTGGAATAAGGGATGGGGATTTGTCTTTAATAAGGAGTTTTGTTTGCTTGGGAtgaaataccatattcaaagTATTTAAAAATCAGCTCCTAATTTATACAGTagatgaaaaattgtaaaatttgcgAATGCCAAATATGCGTTAGCGAGTATTTCAATACTGAAAATAGTGTCGTCAGCTACGTCATGTTTAAACTATATAATAGCGAACTTAGAAGAAAGATAAATTTGACTAGGGGGTGTGAGCTTTTAAGTgtgattttgaatactttaaaAGCCGAATGCTGATTTCCAGTGAGACTTTCATTATAACTATTCTTATTATTATGGAACAAATatagtatttaattacatatttattacaatataaaCAGTTGTCTTTTAAAGATGGTACTTCCCTCCTTGCTATGTATACTGTTTAAACATGTACTATATTGAAGTAAGAATATTTTTCAAGTAACTCCGAAGTCAGATTTTTTGTCATAAAGATCCCAGACACCTCCAGAATATCAAATGGTCTGCCTCTAAGTATGTAGGTGTTGTGTGTCCACTCATGGATTCCAATCAATGTGATCATAAAAGAGTACCGTTTAATTAAGCTGGTGCTAGGACGTTAGAggagtgttgcacttttcatcacctatcatgaacagactcagctatttgtttttgtttggtagCATTCTCTGCTTCCATTTTCTGATCGATTTTATTCTGTATGTATGTCGCTTGTTGAGTTTTATCAACGTTATTATGAACAAATAATTTGGTATTTAATACTAAGCATAAACTTAGAGTTCTCGAAACTGCCTTTATACCCAAACATATATTActtttcttaacatttttcagaaatccACCATATCTCAAGATGCACCACGAGAAGGACTTGCGGACTGCTACCATGATTCCTGAAGGCTGCACACATGGGATGTCTGTGTTTCCTTTATTTAAACGACATTGTTTCGCGTTGCATGACCTTGAGACACAGAGTAGAGGTCACAGCATTCAATTCAACAGCTCCAGCCACAGTCAGGTTCGCAACAGTGTAATCCTCCTATGCATGTGTCAGACACATCAAGCTCTCAGGCAGTGTCTACTCACCATGCTATAAAACGCTCTCTGCTTTGCGAAACTTCGATCAATGACAGATGCTGGGACCAAGACTCCAAAGAGATGCATCAATGTTCATGTTCAACGgataacaagaaaagaaaaatacttgAAATGACGGAGGAAACTACGAACCTGATAGAGCAAATAAGACGCTACCAAATAGAAAATGCAAAACAGAACCTTCTTGCAGACAACATTCCAGTTCGTCAAATTGATTATGACTTGTTCATGGAGTACGTAATTGATCGAGTTATGAAAGTCTGCAATGTGAGTAAAAGAGTTGTTTTGTCAATTACATATCAGTCGTTTCGTGAAATACAGGAAATCACAACGCCACGGAATGAGAAAGTATACCTTTTGTACAGCGGGATACCATATCTAAACCTCACTAAAGAAGTGTATGAAGATATCAAGCTCTATGCAATGAATGTAAGGTCAAAATTACTAGATCATCTGGAAGCAAATGATATAACATACAACAAACAAGACGTtgctgtatttttatttattacattcACTGGAACATCTGTACTGGACGAAGATTCCAAGGTATATATAGTTTGTTCGAAAACAAAAGATTTTTGTGTGcgatttgtttatttgtttacattgctCCTTGTCTTATTTTAAGTGTTGTGATTTTACATTCTAAGATAAATTTTGATAAGTTTAAATGATATGATTGtgtttctacaaaaaaaaaacaaaacaacaaaacatttggaTTGAAATGGGACTACAACTTTTCTCTAAATATGACAGATTGAAATTCAATTTACTACACATAAGATCAAGTGATAACTCTTAACAACTGTACTTTTTGTTTTAGACGAAACGTCAAAAGATAAGAAAgaaaacaagtacatgtacatattcatcGCTTGATCATGCACAAAAACCAGACTCGGACCCAGCAGATACATTGGTATCTGTTCATGGTATAGAAGAGGCGATTCTACAATCAGAATCAGATACCACAATAACTGATAACAAAAATGATCGTAAAAGTGTGAAAATATCGGATATTGACGTTAACACTAAGCAAGATGAAATAGAAATTGGCAACTCAGCAGTAAGAAGAGGAGGTAATCATAATGAAAACGCACCTCAAAACGCCGacgaaaatcaaaacatttcGTTACATGTACCGACAAAAGTTGATAACGAAACGAAAATTAACTTGACAGACCCTCAACTTCGCGTTTCTTGTGCTGAAGGCAATACTTTTAAATTGGATCAGGAGCAAAACTTCAAGGCTACACCATCTCAGTCTAGAACTGCTATTGACAAATCAGAAGCAGCCGTCGACGAAGTTGATTTTCAAGACAAACAGATTCCATCAAATGAAGTTATTTTGATAGAATCGGATGATGAAATGGCAATGATCCGTGATTCATTCTTTCCGACAGGTAACGAAACCTACACCCTTGAACTTAGCAGCACTTTAAAATCAGAAATTCCCGATATcataaaaacattcaaaacacAAGATGGAAATGACAAACAGTTTGACATTAAAACgtaaaaagttttgtatgtcTTTTAAAAATTGATGCACATTTTTTACTTCGAATGGAAAGATAATGTGATGAAGTAATATGGCATAGACAAGGGTTCTCATGAAAGGTCAGAACGCATTAAACTGAGCCTTCCAGGTAAATAAAGATACATACGCGAAGTAGTATCATTTATCTCTTATTGTAATGGTACTACATTTATCTTCTTTCCGAGAACAGCAACATCCTGTAAATACTATACAATTGTAGATACGCAAAATCATAAAcgttaattttagtattttaccatacatactcgtttttatttGTCGTCTAAATAGAAAAAAGCAAAGGGAAAGTATAAGAATAGCAAATACTTTGCTAATTACTAAGTACAATTGCTAAACATAATATCAGGATTTTGTTTTGCTGTAGTAATGCTTGTATCAAACTAATTATAATAAAGATATATTGCTATTCTATGAATAACTGAATTTTGACCTTTATTATATATCATCCTCTAATGGTGAGATAAGAGACCAGTAGTTTGAGTAATCTTCTGCGCAAAAACGAGACAGTTTTCAGCACAGCTTAAAGCATCCTTTTGAGAGACCGGATTtattggtttgaaagataaataatatcattaaaaacattaaatcatttaaaacttatttaaaaacgcagtaaattattgtttattttaacaagaactgtccgtaatACAGctcgctcgacttttctcagtgcatgactctgaattagagctttgctagtaaaaggggcatacatctgtcaaaatgcaaatcagagttatggggattgtttgtTATGGTGTAACgtttgatagtaaatacctattGTAGATTTCatatcaatagctttgatagtaacagaggtattgaactttatataaaactttaactaaactattctaagttaaaaatgacATAACTCTGTCCAAATT
Protein-coding regions in this window:
- the LOC128551577 gene encoding uncharacterized protein LOC128551577, which encodes MRCIRRKKQKTQQRSKPIAVILPVKGAGVNNSDQGNRYGGLQLTRERLQFSGDSENTHEESTNNKEPANKGTPLSPAENQTFHVKEPAESDEKGCQQNGYTHQIDNERVQTERLQSSPEKKREEGRLVNQDDNQLSLTKYQDIDVEDNGKSTYMIDWYEVILALYKILPPTKWEFFAIHLFQKCQRVKTFNVHNKVTEIERDARNKLTEGWVQAAYLMVFNKWKTIMGNEANFEQIEDVIKETIDDKSVMDTFLSIKRFITIVVKGPIL